The following proteins are co-located in the Desulfovibrio legallii genome:
- a CDS encoding ornithine carbamoyltransferase: MARHILTIKDLGETACWLLVQQALGMPDPKLQTDFMTQRVALLVFAQHSLPERLCVSAAVRQMGGSVVYEGNRGIWRAEMDDYREQLLPIFGYYLDCMYVYGLPVRGWDAKSTEPRFPVINAGSPDAHPAHTLADISCMLRCSRYLDTINCAWIGCVNGTLHSLMEATAWFPFRLRVALPTQADRRPLQEAVERLGSSVTFVDSPKEAVKGANYVFAGCRSGLTAEERACWRVDAGLLSLAEPNVRLLLSASPVSAIGVADEILAGKASLLVQQAEYRLRVHKRMLHWVFLDNEREL; the protein is encoded by the coding sequence ATGGCGCGACACATCCTGACCATCAAAGATTTGGGCGAAACGGCCTGCTGGCTTCTGGTGCAGCAGGCCCTGGGCATGCCGGATCCCAAACTGCAGACGGATTTCATGACCCAGCGCGTGGCTCTGCTGGTTTTTGCCCAGCATTCCCTGCCTGAACGTCTTTGCGTCTCCGCCGCCGTGCGGCAGATGGGCGGCTCCGTGGTCTACGAGGGCAACCGCGGCATCTGGCGGGCCGAAATGGACGACTACCGCGAGCAGCTTTTGCCCATTTTCGGCTATTATCTGGACTGCATGTACGTCTACGGCCTGCCCGTGCGGGGCTGGGACGCAAAATCCACTGAACCGCGTTTTCCCGTCATCAATGCCGGCAGCCCGGACGCGCACCCCGCCCACACCCTGGCGGACATTTCCTGCATGTTGCGCTGTTCTCGTTATCTGGACACCATAAACTGCGCCTGGATCGGCTGCGTCAACGGTACGTTGCATTCTCTGATGGAGGCCACGGCCTGGTTTCCGTTCCGGCTGCGTGTGGCCCTGCCGACCCAGGCGGACCGTCGCCCCCTGCAGGAGGCCGTCGAGCGCCTGGGCTCATCCGTCACTTTTGTGGACAGCCCGAAAGAAGCCGTCAAGGGCGCCAACTATGTGTTTGCCGGTTGCCGCAGCGGACTCACGGCCGAGGAACGCGCCTGCTGGAGGGTGGACGCCGGGCTTTTGTCCCTGGCCGAACCCAACGTGCGGCTGCTGTTGAGCGCCTCGCCCGTGTCGGCCATCGGCGTGGCGGACGAAATCCTTGCCGGCAAGGCCTCTTTGTTGGTGCAGCAGGCAGAATATCGCTTGCGGGTGCACAAGCGCATGCTGCATTGGGTTTTTCTGGATAACGAACGTGAGCTGTAG
- a CDS encoding HAD family hydrolase, which produces MKVFLFDLDGTLLNSLEDIALACNTVLRRHGLPEHPLPAYRQMVGRGFDYLVRSALPAATLDRTSPEALRALVDEARAWYGGHMCEHTRPYDGLDAALQSLCDQGRVLAVLSNKPDELTKDLVRRYFPAVPFALVRGARDDAPLKPDPAVPRAMLAALNVPAADACYVGDSDVDVFTAHNAGMTAVGAGWGFRGAAELEAAGAEHVLAAPCRLPDLP; this is translated from the coding sequence ATGAAAGTTTTTCTTTTTGACCTGGATGGCACCCTCCTCAACAGCCTGGAAGACATTGCCCTGGCCTGCAATACCGTGCTGCGCCGGCACGGCCTGCCGGAGCACCCCTTGCCGGCCTATCGACAAATGGTGGGGCGGGGTTTTGACTACCTGGTGCGTAGCGCCCTGCCCGCCGCCACTTTGGACCGGACCTCGCCGGAGGCCTTGCGGGCCCTGGTGGACGAGGCCCGCGCCTGGTACGGCGGCCATATGTGCGAACACACCCGACCTTACGACGGCCTTGACGCGGCATTGCAAAGCCTTTGCGATCAAGGCCGCGTGCTGGCCGTACTTTCCAACAAACCCGACGAACTTACCAAGGATCTGGTACGCCGCTATTTCCCCGCCGTTCCCTTTGCCCTTGTGCGCGGCGCGCGGGATGACGCGCCCCTCAAGCCGGACCCCGCCGTTCCGCGCGCAATGCTCGCCGCTCTCAACGTCCCGGCTGCGGACGCCTGCTATGTGGGCGACAGCGATGTGGACGTTTTTACCGCCCACAACGCCGGCATGACGGCCGTGGGCGCGGGCTGGGGCTTTCGCGGCGCGGCCGAGCTTGAAGCCGCCGGCGCGGAACATGTGCTGGCGGCCCCCTGCCGTCTGCCGGATCTGCCCTGA